Proteins encoded together in one Psychrobacter sanguinis window:
- a CDS encoding serine aminopeptidase domain-containing protein: MSQSQPLSHSSVKSADRPFVVLVHGLHQSAWVMSPLAKQLQSRGFATYQHNYHSLRDSIEQHSISLNAWLSDNHNPAIPINLVGHSLGGLVIRDFISRFAQWKIARCVTLGTPHNGSTTAEYVNKLVSPLVGNAYKQALDGQSAPLKEGVSLGVIAGNSPYGLGQLVLNYHKKKSKLAHPQCEHDGTVYVFETQLAEATDHIILPVSHTGMLINQVVAEQTAYFLDHGMFKRR, encoded by the coding sequence TTGTCTCAATCTCAGCCCTTATCCCACTCATCCGTGAAAAGCGCTGATCGCCCTTTTGTGGTATTAGTACATGGACTGCATCAAAGCGCTTGGGTCATGAGCCCTTTGGCCAAGCAACTTCAAAGCAGAGGCTTCGCCACTTATCAGCACAATTATCATAGCTTGCGAGACAGTATTGAACAGCACAGTATCAGTCTCAATGCTTGGCTGAGTGACAACCATAACCCTGCTATCCCGATTAATTTAGTCGGTCATAGCTTAGGCGGATTAGTAATAAGAGATTTTATTTCACGTTTTGCACAGTGGAAAATAGCACGCTGCGTAACGCTCGGCACGCCGCATAATGGCAGTACCACCGCTGAGTACGTCAATAAGCTGGTCTCTCCTTTAGTGGGAAACGCTTATAAACAAGCCTTGGATGGGCAAAGTGCGCCATTGAAGGAAGGGGTTAGTTTAGGAGTCATCGCTGGCAACTCCCCTTATGGCTTAGGTCAATTAGTACTGAACTATCATAAGAAAAAATCTAAGCTTGCCCACCCACAGTGTGAGCATGACGGGACGGTCTACGTTTTCGAAACCCAACTGGCCGAGGCCACCGACCATATCATTCTTCCTGTCTCGCATACTGGGATGTTAATTAATCAAGTGGTCGCAGAACAAACCGCTTATTTCCTCGACCATGGCATGTTTAAGAGACGCTAA
- the gcvP gene encoding aminomethyl-transferring glycine dehydrogenase gives MTSQNTHSNLSFDGLFDEARFVARHLGSGANDQAEMLKAVGYDDMDSFIADTVPEAVRMNRELDLPKAMSEHNALAKLRTMADDITVNKSYIGQGYSPVRMPAVIQRNILENPGWYTAYTPYQAEISQGRLEALLNFQQVCIDLTGLELAGASLLDEATAAAEGMAMAKRVSKSKSNQFFVDERVYPQTLDVIRTRAKYFGWDVVVGDFETAKSGDFFGALFQYVGREGDVVDLTDVIATVKENKTYALVVSDIMSLVLLRSPAAMGADVALGSTQRFGIPMGFGGPHAAYFAFSDKAKRSAPGRIIGVSKDAQGNTALRMALQTREQHIRREKANSNICTSQVLLANLAGMYAVYHGPEGLKRIATRIHAMATAFSDVIKAAGGELSVIHDQIFDTVLVDCGSERLATQIYENAENVGYNLWREGDSKLSVSFSEISNSADFETLTQLFTNKAEALPSEAKVSLNDAVLRTDAILTHPVFNSHHTEHEMLRYMKKLEDKDLAMNRSMISLGSCTMKLNATSEMLPITWNEFANVHPFAPQDQVTGYVAMIESLQEQLKAITGFDDISMQPNSGASGEYAGLLAIRRYHESLGQANRDVCLIPKSAHGTNPATAQMMGMNVVVVATDENGNVDLDDLKAKCEEHSENLGALMITYPSTHGVFEAGIRDICDLIHSHGGQVYMDGANMNAQVGIMQPAEVGADVLHMNLHKTFCIPHGGGGPGMGPIGMKAHLAPFKANHSVTPVFNATQDTTAVSAAPYGSASILPISWMYITMMGRDGLLQATKTALLNANYVASQLQDDYPVLYTGKNGRVAHECIIDIRPLKEETGITEADIAKRLMDYGFHAPTMSFPVAGTLMIEPTESEAKHELDRFISALKSIKQEALKVKEGKDGWTADNNPLVNAPHTAFVITSDEWNYPYSRDTAAFPLDYIRQHKFWPTVGRIDDVYGDKNLMCSCPSIENYM, from the coding sequence ATGACCTCACAAAACACACACTCTAACCTATCTTTTGACGGTCTATTTGACGAAGCGCGCTTCGTTGCTAGACACTTAGGTTCAGGTGCTAACGATCAAGCAGAAATGCTTAAAGCGGTTGGCTATGATGACATGGATAGCTTTATTGCTGATACCGTGCCTGAAGCTGTACGCATGAACCGCGAGTTAGACCTGCCAAAAGCCATGAGTGAGCACAATGCTCTGGCCAAGCTACGTACTATGGCAGATGACATTACCGTGAACAAAAGCTATATCGGCCAAGGCTATTCACCAGTACGTATGCCAGCGGTTATTCAGCGCAACATCCTAGAAAATCCAGGCTGGTACACCGCTTATACGCCTTACCAAGCTGAAATCTCACAAGGTCGTCTTGAAGCTTTATTAAACTTCCAACAAGTTTGTATTGACCTTACTGGCTTGGAATTGGCCGGTGCCTCACTGCTTGATGAAGCCACTGCTGCCGCTGAAGGTATGGCAATGGCCAAGCGTGTTAGCAAAAGCAAATCAAATCAATTCTTCGTCGATGAGCGCGTTTATCCCCAAACTTTAGACGTTATTCGTACCCGTGCCAAATATTTTGGTTGGGACGTTGTGGTTGGCGATTTTGAAACTGCCAAATCAGGCGATTTCTTCGGTGCGTTATTCCAATACGTTGGCCGTGAGGGTGACGTCGTTGATTTAACAGACGTAATCGCCACAGTTAAAGAGAACAAAACTTATGCCCTAGTGGTCAGTGACATCATGAGCTTGGTGTTATTAAGATCACCAGCTGCTATGGGTGCTGATGTGGCTTTAGGTAGTACTCAACGCTTTGGTATCCCAATGGGCTTTGGTGGTCCACATGCGGCCTACTTTGCTTTCTCTGATAAAGCAAAACGTTCAGCTCCTGGTCGTATTATTGGGGTTTCAAAAGACGCTCAAGGCAATACTGCCTTACGTATGGCACTACAAACTCGTGAGCAGCACATCCGCCGCGAAAAAGCCAACTCAAACATCTGTACTTCTCAAGTATTGTTGGCCAACCTAGCTGGTATGTACGCGGTATATCATGGCCCTGAAGGTCTAAAACGTATTGCTACCCGTATTCATGCTATGGCCACTGCTTTCAGCGATGTTATCAAAGCAGCGGGCGGTGAATTAAGCGTTATTCATGATCAAATCTTCGACACAGTGTTAGTAGATTGTGGTTCTGAAAGATTGGCCACTCAAATCTATGAAAATGCAGAAAATGTGGGCTATAACTTATGGCGTGAAGGCGACAGCAAGCTTTCTGTTTCTTTCTCTGAAATCAGTAACTCAGCAGATTTTGAAACCTTAACTCAATTATTTACCAACAAAGCTGAAGCGTTACCTAGTGAAGCCAAAGTGTCTTTAAATGATGCGGTTCTACGTACTGATGCCATCTTGACTCATCCTGTATTCAACTCGCATCATACAGAGCACGAGATGCTACGTTACATGAAAAAGTTAGAAGACAAAGACTTGGCCATGAACCGTAGCATGATTTCATTGGGCAGCTGTACCATGAAATTAAACGCGACTAGTGAAATGCTACCCATTACTTGGAACGAGTTTGCTAACGTGCATCCTTTTGCTCCACAAGACCAAGTAACCGGCTACGTGGCAATGATTGAAAGCTTACAAGAGCAATTAAAAGCCATCACTGGTTTTGATGATATTTCAATGCAGCCAAACTCTGGCGCATCAGGTGAGTATGCAGGTCTTCTGGCCATTCGCCGCTATCATGAGTCATTGGGTCAAGCCAACCGTGATGTGTGCTTAATCCCTAAATCTGCTCATGGTACTAACCCAGCGACCGCTCAAATGATGGGCATGAACGTTGTGGTGGTTGCCACTGATGAAAATGGTAACGTTGACCTAGACGACCTAAAAGCGAAATGTGAAGAGCATAGCGAAAACTTAGGTGCGCTGATGATCACCTATCCGTCTACACATGGTGTGTTTGAAGCCGGTATCCGTGATATCTGTGACTTAATTCACAGCCATGGTGGTCAAGTGTATATGGACGGCGCCAACATGAACGCTCAAGTGGGCATCATGCAGCCTGCAGAAGTCGGTGCTGACGTACTGCACATGAACCTGCACAAAACCTTCTGTATTCCTCATGGCGGTGGCGGTCCAGGTATGGGCCCTATTGGTATGAAAGCTCACTTAGCGCCATTCAAAGCCAACCATAGCGTGACTCCAGTGTTTAATGCGACACAAGACACTACTGCGGTCTCAGCAGCCCCTTATGGCTCAGCCAGCATCTTACCTATTTCATGGATGTACATCACCATGATGGGCCGTGATGGTCTGCTACAAGCCACCAAGACAGCCTTGCTAAACGCTAACTATGTGGCAAGCCAGCTACAAGATGATTATCCTGTACTTTATACCGGTAAGAATGGCCGTGTGGCGCACGAATGTATCATTGATATCCGTCCGCTTAAAGAAGAGACCGGTATTACTGAGGCTGATATCGCCAAGCGTTTGATGGACTATGGTTTCCATGCACCAACTATGAGCTTCCCAGTAGCCGGTACACTAATGATTGAGCCAACAGAGTCGGAAGCCAAGCACGAGCTTGACCGCTTTATCTCTGCGCTGAAATCTATTAAGCAAGAAGCGCTTAAAGTGAAAGAAGGTAAAGACGGCTGGACGGCTGACAATAACCCATTGGTTAATGCACCTCACACAGCGTTCGTTATCACTAGCGATGAGTGGAACTACCCATACAGTCGTGATACTGCTGCGTTCCCATTAGACTACATCCGTCAGCATAAATTCTGGCCGACCGTCGGTCGTATCGATGATGTGTATGGCGACAAAAACCTAATGTGTAGCTGCCCAAGTATAGAAAACTATATGTAG
- a CDS encoding nitroreductase family protein, giving the protein MTKQSHDEPHIESQETEGQKSHKPKSGSLNAPHLEAFKQVIESRRSIRRFTDTPIPDEVLKDCLRMAMLAPNASNLQQWEFYVIDSEEVKKKAVKLCLGQNAAKTSSRLIAVVARTDNWRQHSKQIIKEYPQQPVPAKVKRYYEKLIPLVYTQDPINALAVVKWGFATVHRKVKGPVVTPYYTQADQVKWTLSNTFLAAENLMLALRAYGFDSCPMGGFDEPGMKKLLGLTRHHHIAMMIGAGERSDNGIYNEQFRFDYDQFVKHV; this is encoded by the coding sequence ATGACAAAACAGTCGCATGATGAGCCTCATATAGAAAGCCAAGAAACAGAGGGCCAAAAAAGCCATAAACCAAAATCAGGTAGCTTAAATGCACCTCATTTAGAGGCTTTTAAACAGGTAATTGAGTCACGCCGATCAATAAGACGTTTTACCGACACCCCTATCCCTGATGAGGTTCTTAAAGATTGTTTGCGTATGGCAATGCTTGCGCCCAATGCCAGTAATCTGCAGCAATGGGAGTTTTACGTTATTGATTCAGAAGAGGTTAAGAAAAAAGCAGTTAAGCTCTGCCTAGGACAAAACGCAGCCAAGACCTCTAGTCGATTGATAGCCGTTGTTGCCCGTACCGATAACTGGCGACAACACAGCAAGCAAATTATTAAAGAATATCCACAACAGCCGGTACCGGCGAAGGTTAAGAGATATTACGAAAAGCTTATTCCACTGGTTTATACCCAAGATCCAATTAATGCGCTAGCCGTGGTTAAATGGGGGTTTGCCACCGTACATCGCAAAGTTAAAGGTCCCGTAGTCACGCCCTACTACACTCAGGCTGACCAAGTAAAATGGACACTTAGCAATACGTTTTTAGCGGCTGAGAACTTAATGTTGGCGCTAAGAGCATACGGATTTGATAGCTGCCCAATGGGCGGATTTGATGAACCAGGTATGAAAAAACTACTGGGCTTAACCCGTCACCACCACATTGCCATGATGATTGGTGCGGGTGAAAGAAGCGACAACGGTATTTACAATGAACAATTTAGGTTCGATTACGACCAATTTGTTAAGCACGTTTAA
- the gcvH gene encoding glycine cleavage system protein GcvH translates to MSNVPSELKYVASHEWLRMEDDGTITVGITDHAQEALGDIVYVELPDVGDTVAVDDEVAVVESVKAASDVYAPITGEVVAINEALEDDPEVINTDPYGEGWMYRIKPDNADDFDSLLSAEEYQADL, encoded by the coding sequence ATGAGTAATGTTCCATCAGAACTAAAGTATGTTGCTAGCCACGAGTGGTTACGTATGGAAGACGACGGCACTATCACTGTCGGTATTACTGACCATGCTCAAGAAGCGCTTGGCGATATCGTATATGTAGAGCTTCCAGATGTGGGCGATACAGTAGCGGTAGATGACGAAGTTGCTGTTGTAGAATCTGTAAAAGCAGCCTCAGACGTTTATGCCCCTATCACTGGTGAAGTTGTGGCCATCAACGAAGCGCTTGAAGATGATCCTGAAGTTATCAACACTGACCCATACGGTGAAGGTTGGATGTACCGCATCAAGCCTGACAACGCTGATGACTTTGATTCATTATTATCTGCTGAAGAGTATCAAGCTGACCTTTAA
- the gcvT gene encoding glycine cleavage system aminomethyltransferase GcvT yields the protein MTTLQRTPFYQSHLDNNGKIVDFSGWELPIHYGSQIDEHEAVRTDAGMFDVSHMVITDIEGSQAKAWLQKLLANDVAKLKTVGKALYSGMLNEEGGIIDDLIVYLMNEEETQYRIVSNAATRDKDLANFNKVAEGFEVTLTERPELAILAIQGPNAVAKLKQAKPAWSETLEGLKPFVGADLTDIEANDWFVARTGYTGEDGVEVILPGDSAEEFYKLMLENDIKPAGLGARDTLRMEAGMNLYGHDMDDTISPYECNMGWTLALKDDRDFVGRDALVAKRQQAKDNGTAMKQVGLLLETRGVLREGMTVTINQGTDKETTGVITSGTFSPSLKQSIAIARIPADITDEDKVQVDLRGKGKFVDVRVLKLPFVRNGEKQFD from the coding sequence ATGACTACATTACAACGCACTCCCTTTTACCAGTCTCACTTAGATAACAACGGTAAAATCGTTGACTTCTCTGGTTGGGAACTTCCTATTCATTATGGCTCTCAAATCGATGAGCACGAAGCGGTTCGTACCGATGCTGGCATGTTTGACGTGTCACACATGGTAATTACAGATATCGAAGGCAGTCAGGCCAAAGCTTGGTTACAGAAGTTATTGGCAAATGACGTTGCCAAACTTAAGACTGTGGGTAAAGCTCTGTATTCAGGTATGTTAAATGAAGAAGGCGGCATCATTGATGACCTAATCGTTTATCTTATGAATGAAGAAGAAACTCAATACCGTATCGTTTCTAACGCCGCAACTCGTGACAAAGACTTGGCTAACTTCAACAAAGTAGCCGAAGGCTTTGAAGTTACTTTAACTGAGCGTCCAGAGTTGGCTATTTTAGCCATTCAAGGTCCTAATGCTGTCGCTAAATTAAAACAAGCAAAGCCAGCTTGGTCAGAAACACTAGAGGGTCTAAAGCCATTCGTTGGTGCAGATTTGACTGACATTGAAGCCAATGACTGGTTTGTGGCCCGTACTGGCTATACTGGTGAAGACGGCGTTGAAGTTATCTTACCCGGTGACAGTGCTGAAGAATTCTATAAGCTTATGCTAGAGAATGACATCAAACCTGCCGGCCTAGGTGCTCGTGACACCTTACGTATGGAAGCGGGCATGAACTTATACGGTCATGATATGGACGACACTATTAGTCCTTATGAGTGCAACATGGGCTGGACTTTGGCCCTTAAAGATGACCGTGACTTCGTAGGCCGTGATGCTCTTGTGGCCAAGCGTCAGCAAGCCAAAGATAATGGCACTGCTATGAAGCAAGTGGGCTTATTGCTTGAGACTCGTGGTGTCCTACGTGAAGGTATGACCGTGACTATCAATCAAGGTACCGACAAAGAAACCACAGGTGTTATTACCAGTGGTACTTTTTCACCTAGCTTAAAGCAGTCTATTGCGATCGCTCGTATTCCTGCAGACATTACTGATGAAGACAAGGTACAAGTAGACTTACGCGGTAAAGGTAAGTTTGTCGATGTCCGCGTCTTGAAGCTACCTTTCGTGCGTAATGGTGAAAAACAGTTCGATTAA
- a CDS encoding YcgL domain-containing protein, with translation MHCDIYKFPKHSEMYVYIARPDYPNDTDKIKDWLGVLPKELRKSLGEGKFLMHLDLEETKKLARVDKNEVIEKLKSQGYFVQSPPSDVLLAQAQARMKDAQDKRYD, from the coding sequence ATGCATTGTGATATTTATAAATTCCCCAAGCACAGCGAAATGTACGTTTATATTGCCAGACCTGACTATCCTAATGACACCGATAAAATTAAGGATTGGTTAGGGGTATTGCCAAAAGAGTTACGCAAAAGCTTGGGCGAAGGTAAGTTTTTGATGCATTTAGATTTGGAAGAGACTAAGAAGCTGGCCCGAGTCGACAAAAATGAGGTGATCGAAAAATTAAAATCGCAGGGCTATTTTGTACAGTCTCCGCCATCAGACGTATTGTTGGCACAGGCTCAAGCCCGTATGAAAGATGCGCAAGACAAGCGTTATGACTGA